Proteins encoded in a region of the Nocardia asteroides genome:
- a CDS encoding phosphoadenylyl-sulfate reductase: MTTELVEKLSEDELRAIAERGAAELDGASATELLQWTEDTFGTNYIVASNMQDGVLVHLAAGIRAGVDVLFLDTGYHFAETIGTRDAVEAVYGVNVVDVRPEHTVAEQDQLLGKDLFAREPNECCRLRKVVPLQKSLAGYNAWVTGIRRVEAPTRANAPLISFDEGFGLVKINPIAPWSDEQMQDYIEKHGILVNPLVEEGYPSIGCAPCTRKPEPGADPRSGRWAGLAKTECGLHTA, from the coding sequence GTGACCACCGAACTCGTGGAGAAGCTGTCCGAGGACGAGCTCCGTGCCATCGCCGAGCGCGGGGCCGCCGAACTGGACGGCGCGTCGGCGACCGAACTCTTGCAGTGGACCGAGGACACCTTCGGCACGAACTACATCGTGGCCTCCAACATGCAGGACGGCGTGCTGGTGCACCTGGCCGCGGGAATCCGCGCCGGCGTTGACGTGCTGTTCCTGGACACCGGCTACCACTTCGCCGAGACCATCGGCACCCGCGACGCGGTGGAGGCCGTGTACGGAGTGAACGTGGTCGACGTTCGGCCGGAACATACGGTGGCCGAACAGGATCAGCTGCTGGGCAAGGATCTGTTCGCCCGCGAGCCGAACGAGTGCTGCCGGTTGCGCAAGGTCGTCCCGCTGCAGAAGTCGCTGGCCGGATACAACGCCTGGGTCACCGGCATCCGCCGGGTGGAGGCCCCGACCCGGGCGAACGCACCGCTGATCTCGTTCGACGAGGGTTTCGGACTGGTGAAGATCAACCCGATCGCGCCGTGGTCGGACGAGCAGATGCAGGACTACATCGAAAAGCACGGCATCCTCGTCAATCCCCTGGTGGAGGAGGGGTACCCGTCCATCGGCTGCGCTCCGTGCACCCGGAAGCCGGAGCCGGGAGCCGATCCACGCAGCGGCCGTTGGGCCGGTCTCGCCAAGACCGAGTGCGGGTTGCACACAGCATGA
- a CDS encoding nitrite/sulfite reductase → MRRKAEGQWALGYREPLNPNEQSKKDDNPLNVRARIENIYAKTGFDGIDKGDLRGRFRWWGLYTQREQGYDGSWTGDENIDVLEAKYFMMRVRCDGGALNVAQLRTLGQISTEFARDTADLSDRENVQYHWIEVENVPEIWKRIEAVGLKTTEACGDCPRVVLGSPLAGESLDEVIDPTPAIEEIVRRYIGKKEYSNLPRKFKTAISGQQDVVHEINDVAFVGVVHPEHGPGLDLWVGGGLSTNPMLAKRVGAWVPLEEVPDVWEAVVSLFRDYGYRRLRTKARLKFLIKDWGIEKFRQVLEDEYLKRKLIDGPAPQQPTKPIDHVGVQRLRNGLNAVGFSPIAGRVSGTVLTKVADAVERIGSDRVRFTPYQKLIVLDVPDDQVDALIEELEPLGLQARPSLWRRNLMACTGIEFCKLSFAETRKRSQALVPELEERLADLNAQLDVPITININGCPNSCARSQIADIGFKGQLVDDGAGNQVEGFQVHLGGSLGFDSAFGRKLRQHKVTTQELGDYVERVVRNFVKHRADGERFAQWAVRADEADLR, encoded by the coding sequence GTGCGCCGCAAGGCCGAGGGCCAGTGGGCGCTGGGCTACCGCGAACCGCTGAACCCGAACGAACAGTCCAAGAAGGACGACAACCCGCTCAACGTCCGCGCCCGGATCGAGAACATTTACGCCAAGACCGGATTCGACGGCATCGACAAGGGCGATCTGCGCGGCCGGTTCCGCTGGTGGGGTCTGTACACCCAGCGCGAGCAGGGCTACGACGGCAGCTGGACCGGTGACGAGAACATCGACGTGCTCGAGGCCAAGTACTTCATGATGCGCGTGCGCTGCGACGGGGGTGCGCTGAATGTCGCGCAACTGCGCACGCTCGGGCAGATCTCCACCGAGTTCGCCCGGGACACCGCGGATCTGTCCGACCGGGAGAACGTGCAGTACCACTGGATCGAGGTGGAGAACGTCCCCGAGATCTGGAAGCGGATCGAAGCGGTCGGCCTGAAGACCACCGAGGCGTGCGGCGACTGCCCGCGCGTGGTGCTCGGTTCCCCGCTCGCGGGCGAGTCGCTGGACGAGGTCATCGACCCGACGCCCGCGATCGAGGAGATCGTGCGCCGCTACATCGGCAAGAAGGAGTACTCCAACCTGCCGCGCAAGTTCAAGACCGCGATCTCCGGCCAGCAGGACGTGGTGCATGAGATCAACGATGTGGCGTTCGTCGGCGTGGTGCATCCCGAACACGGCCCCGGTCTGGATCTGTGGGTCGGCGGCGGCCTGTCCACCAACCCGATGCTCGCCAAGCGGGTCGGCGCATGGGTGCCGCTGGAGGAGGTGCCCGACGTCTGGGAAGCCGTCGTGTCGCTGTTCCGTGACTACGGCTACCGCCGCCTGCGCACGAAGGCGCGCTTGAAGTTCCTGATCAAGGACTGGGGCATCGAGAAGTTCCGCCAGGTGCTGGAAGACGAGTACCTGAAGCGCAAGCTGATCGACGGCCCCGCGCCGCAGCAGCCGACCAAGCCGATCGACCACGTCGGCGTGCAGCGGCTGCGTAACGGGCTCAACGCCGTCGGCTTCTCCCCCATCGCGGGCCGGGTGTCGGGCACCGTCCTGACCAAGGTCGCCGACGCGGTCGAGCGGATCGGCTCCGATCGCGTCCGATTCACCCCGTACCAGAAACTGATCGTTCTCGATGTTCCCGACGACCAGGTCGACGCGCTGATCGAGGAGCTGGAACCCCTCGGCCTGCAGGCGCGGCCCTCGCTGTGGCGGCGCAACCTGATGGCCTGCACGGGAATCGAGTTCTGCAAGCTCTCCTTCGCCGAGACCCGCAAGCGGTCCCAGGCGCTGGTGCCGGAGCTGGAGGAGCGGCTTGCGGATCTGAACGCGCAGCTGGACGTTCCCATCACGATCAACATCAACGGCTGCCCGAACTCCTGCGCTCGCTCGCAGATCGCCGACATCGGGTTCAAGGGCCAGCTGGTCGACGACGGCGCCGGGAATCAGGTGGAGGGCTTCCAGGTTCACCTCGGTGGCAGCCTCGGCTTCGACAGCGCTTTCGGGCGCAAGCTGCGTCAGCACAAGGTGACCACCCAGGAACTCGGCGACTACGTCGAGCGGGTGGTGCGCAACTTCGTCAAACACCGTGCGGATGGCGAACGGTTCGCCCAGTGGGCGGTCCGCGCCGACGAGGCCGACCTCAGATAA